Proteins co-encoded in one Bacillus infantis NRRL B-14911 genomic window:
- a CDS encoding YtxH domain-containing protein, translating to MAYNERMTTQANETRQEDNINSKDFLIGALVGGMVGAAAALFLAPKTGKELRTDLNEQAAVLKEKTGHLKETAVTKGSELASAAKEKTSTLTQSVSKQSSGLVEKVKGMSGKAGSQSEDSSEEEEAFTETVPSGSAAMLSEEDGESIQQKLEETKNAFDETEMKYR from the coding sequence ATGGCTTACAATGAAAGAATGACTACGCAGGCAAACGAGACAAGGCAGGAAGATAATATTAATTCCAAGGATTTTCTGATTGGTGCCCTGGTCGGCGGAATGGTGGGTGCTGCGGCAGCATTATTCCTTGCCCCTAAGACAGGGAAAGAGCTGAGGACAGACCTGAATGAGCAGGCTGCGGTGCTGAAGGAGAAAACTGGCCATCTTAAAGAGACAGCTGTGACAAAAGGTTCTGAATTGGCATCAGCAGCCAAAGAAAAGACCAGCACACTTACTCAGAGCGTTTCAAAGCAGTCTTCAGGCCTGGTTGAAAAGGTAAAGGGCATGTCAGGAAAGGCCGGCAGCCAATCTGAGGATTCCAGCGAAGAAGAGGAGGCGTTCACTGAAACAGTGCCTTCCGGCTCAGCTGCAATGCTTTCAGAAGAGGATGGGGAAAGCATACAGCAGAAGCTGGAGGAAACAAAGAACGCTTTTGATGAAACAGAAATGAAATACCGATAA
- a CDS encoding DUF948 domain-containing protein encodes MEIILYLSVALIAVAFLVLVIFLSRTLKSLATTLDSVSTTLDGLEQQLDGVTRETTVLLHKTNALASDIQQKSESLNGVVNAVRDVGDSVRKFNGTIQSISSSVNTQVEQNKDKISQVVQWSNVFLELKDKWKIRKQQSSPLQNHIEDIPPAERAVERAAVRARERERAKY; translated from the coding sequence TTGGAAATTATTCTATATTTGAGCGTGGCTTTAATAGCAGTAGCCTTTTTAGTGCTCGTCATTTTCCTATCCCGAACATTGAAATCCCTGGCGACAACATTGGATAGTGTGTCAACTACCTTAGATGGGCTTGAACAGCAGCTGGACGGTGTAACCCGTGAGACCACTGTTCTGCTTCATAAGACGAATGCCCTTGCGAGCGACATTCAGCAGAAGTCGGAAAGCCTTAATGGAGTGGTCAATGCGGTGAGGGATGTCGGAGATTCTGTCAGAAAGTTCAATGGGACGATTCAATCCATTTCTTCATCGGTCAATACGCAGGTTGAACAGAATAAGGATAAAATCTCCCAGGTGGTTCAATGGAGCAATGTATTCCTTGAGCTAAAAGATAAGTGGAAGATTCGCAAACAGCAGTCTTCTCCGCTCCAGAACCATATTGAGGATATACCGCCCGCAGAAAGAGCAGTAGAAAGAGCGGCTGTGAGAGCCCGGGAAAGAGAAAGAGCAAAATATTAA
- a CDS encoding aminopeptidase, protein MKDPRIQTLAKNLINYSVRLQKGEKVLIENFGLQRELVTALVAEAYAAGGFPFVLLKDQQVDRALLLGAQDEQFDMMADFEANVMGKMDAYIGLKSGDNINEHADVPDDKMKIHGSTIGKKVHREIRVPKTKWVVLRYPNSSMAQLAKMSTEAFEDFYFNVCNLDYGKMDKAMDSLVELMDKTDKVRLTGPGTDLTFSIKDIPAIKCSGQMNIPDGEVYTAPVKDSVNGVITYNTPSPYHGFTFEHVKLTFKDGKIVEASANDTDRINKIFDTDEGARYIGEFAIGVNPYILHPMQDILFDEKIDGSFHFTPGQCYDEAYNGNSSNIHWDMVNIQRPDYGGGEIYFDDVLIRKDGRFVIPELDALNPENLK, encoded by the coding sequence ATGAAAGATCCCCGGATTCAAACATTGGCAAAAAATTTAATTAATTATTCAGTGCGCCTTCAAAAAGGTGAGAAAGTTTTAATTGAAAACTTTGGACTTCAGCGCGAACTGGTTACTGCACTTGTCGCTGAAGCCTATGCAGCGGGCGGCTTCCCGTTCGTGCTGCTGAAGGACCAGCAGGTCGACAGGGCGCTCCTGCTCGGCGCGCAGGATGAGCAGTTCGATATGATGGCTGACTTTGAAGCAAACGTGATGGGCAAGATGGATGCTTATATTGGCCTTAAATCTGGAGATAACATCAATGAACATGCCGATGTGCCGGATGACAAAATGAAAATCCACGGCAGCACGATCGGTAAGAAAGTCCACAGGGAAATCCGCGTGCCAAAAACAAAATGGGTTGTACTGAGATATCCTAACTCCTCAATGGCACAGCTTGCGAAAATGAGCACAGAGGCGTTCGAGGATTTCTATTTTAATGTCTGCAATCTGGATTACGGCAAGATGGACAAAGCGATGGACAGCCTTGTGGAGCTTATGGACAAAACAGACAAAGTAAGGCTGACAGGCCCCGGGACAGATTTGACCTTCTCCATTAAGGATATTCCGGCAATCAAATGCTCTGGACAGATGAATATCCCTGACGGCGAAGTCTATACGGCTCCTGTGAAAGATTCTGTTAACGGCGTGATTACATATAATACTCCATCTCCTTATCACGGATTTACTTTTGAGCATGTCAAGCTTACCTTTAAGGATGGAAAGATTGTTGAGGCGTCAGCAAATGATACAGACAGAATCAACAAGATCTTTGATACAGATGAAGGCGCCCGCTATATCGGGGAATTCGCCATCGGCGTGAACCCTTATATCCTCCATCCGATGCAGGACATTCTTTTCGATGAGAAAATTGATGGCAGTTTCCACTTCACGCCAGGGCAATGCTATGATGAAGCCTATAATGGCAATTCATCCAATATCCACTGGGATATGGTCAATATCCAGCGTCCGGACTATGGCGGAGGGGAAATCTACTTTGACGATGTCCTGATCCGGAAGGATGGAAGATTCGTCATCCCTGAACTCGATGCGCTGAACCCTGAAAATCTTAAATAA
- the murC gene encoding UDP-N-acetylmuramate--L-alanine ligase, which produces MTIYHFVGIKGSGMSALAQVLHDMNYHVQGSDVEKRFFTQISLEQSGIKILPFQKENIQPGMTVIAGNAYPDTHEEIQEAMKLGLPIVRYHRFLGDFMKKFTSVAVTGAHGKTSTTGLLAHVMKGAKPTSFLIGDGTGRGDADAEYFVFEACEYRRHFLSYFPDYAIMTNIDFDHPDYFANIDDVFSAFQEMSWQVNKGIFACGDDEQLQKIQAKVPVLFYGFGEENDFQARNVIKSTEGTTFDVFVRNTFYDTFSIPQFGDHNVLNSLAVIALCHYEEIDSEIVKDLLLTFEGVKRRFSEKKVASQVIIDDYAHHPTEIRATVEAARQKYPEKEIVAVFQPHTFTRTQTFLDDFAESLNKADKVYLCDIFGSARENHGKLTITDLQDRIPSSEIMKEEDTSALKQHENSVILFMGAGDIQKFQEAYEGTL; this is translated from the coding sequence ATGACTATTTACCATTTTGTAGGTATAAAAGGGTCTGGAATGAGCGCCTTGGCTCAAGTCCTTCATGATATGAATTATCATGTTCAGGGATCTGATGTAGAAAAGCGTTTTTTTACACAGATTTCGCTTGAACAGTCAGGAATAAAGATCCTTCCTTTCCAAAAGGAAAACATACAGCCTGGAATGACCGTTATAGCAGGCAATGCGTACCCGGATACGCATGAAGAAATTCAGGAAGCCATGAAGCTGGGCCTTCCGATCGTCCGCTACCACCGCTTCCTTGGGGACTTTATGAAGAAGTTCACCAGTGTAGCTGTTACTGGGGCGCATGGCAAGACCTCCACTACAGGGCTGCTGGCCCATGTTATGAAGGGAGCAAAACCGACTTCTTTCCTTATTGGGGACGGAACGGGCAGAGGGGATGCCGATGCTGAATATTTCGTTTTTGAAGCTTGCGAATATAGAAGGCATTTTCTTTCATATTTCCCTGATTATGCAATCATGACGAATATAGATTTTGACCACCCTGATTATTTCGCCAATATTGATGATGTGTTCTCTGCATTCCAGGAGATGTCATGGCAGGTGAATAAGGGTATTTTTGCATGCGGCGATGATGAGCAGCTGCAAAAGATCCAGGCAAAAGTTCCTGTCTTGTTTTACGGATTTGGGGAGGAAAATGACTTCCAGGCACGAAATGTCATCAAGAGCACGGAAGGAACAACCTTTGATGTTTTTGTGCGCAACACCTTTTATGATACTTTCTCAATCCCTCAGTTCGGCGACCATAACGTACTGAATTCATTGGCCGTTATTGCACTTTGCCATTATGAGGAAATTGATTCTGAAATCGTCAAAGATCTCCTGCTGACATTTGAGGGAGTGAAAAGAAGATTTTCGGAGAAGAAAGTGGCAAGCCAGGTTATCATTGACGACTATGCTCATCACCCGACGGAGATTCGCGCGACGGTCGAGGCAGCCAGGCAGAAATATCCGGAAAAAGAAATAGTGGCTGTATTCCAGCCTCATACCTTTACCCGGACACAGACATTCCTGGATGACTTTGCCGAAAGCCTTAATAAAGCTGATAAAGTTTATCTTTGCGATATTTTCGGTTCAGCCAGGGAGAACCATGGAAAGCTGACCATTACAGATCTTCAGGACAGGATCCCAAGCTCGGAAATCATGAAAGAAGAAGATACAAGTGCGCTGAAACAGCACGAAAACAGTGTCATCCTCTTTATGGGAGCGGGAGACATCCAGAAATTCCAGGAAGCATATGAGGGCACTTTATAA
- a CDS encoding nicotinate phosphoribosyltransferase, whose protein sequence is MKEIELKIQGKIKRLTNKTFKFDERVRDGWFSAVYFLKTREIVKKYHKDNIVTMQFFQKNHAVLCGTDEVIALIHTFAENPDELEIFSLKDGDKISPFETVMTITGPYQSFGYLEGIIDGILARRTSVATNVYNTVKAAGTSGRQKQVIFMGDRDDHYITQAGDGYAAHIGGATAQATHAMNEWWGKQGMGTMPHALIQMFDGDLVAATKAYQETYPEDALIALVDYNNDAITDSLKVAREFGDELKGVRVDTSRTMIDQYFLRNQHLLGTFDPRGVNAELIFALRKALDDEGYNHVKIVVSGGFNEMRIQEFEENGVPVDTYGIGNSLLKINIGFTGDNVLINGKHAAKAGRRYRPNPRLEKVEF, encoded by the coding sequence ATGAAAGAAATTGAGCTAAAGATTCAAGGCAAGATCAAGCGGCTTACAAATAAGACCTTTAAATTTGATGAAAGAGTAAGAGACGGCTGGTTTTCAGCTGTCTATTTCTTAAAGACACGGGAGATTGTCAAGAAATATCACAAAGACAATATCGTGACCATGCAATTCTTCCAGAAAAATCATGCTGTCCTTTGCGGGACCGATGAAGTGATTGCATTGATCCATACATTCGCCGAAAATCCGGATGAGCTGGAAATCTTTTCTTTGAAAGATGGAGATAAAATCAGCCCATTCGAAACGGTCATGACGATTACCGGGCCCTATCAGAGCTTCGGCTATCTTGAGGGGATCATTGACGGCATCCTTGCGAGGAGAACGTCAGTTGCCACTAATGTGTATAACACGGTCAAGGCAGCAGGAACGTCAGGCAGGCAAAAACAGGTCATCTTCATGGGTGACCGGGATGACCATTATATCACCCAGGCCGGAGACGGCTATGCCGCCCATATAGGCGGAGCGACTGCCCAGGCTACCCATGCCATGAACGAATGGTGGGGCAAGCAGGGGATGGGAACAATGCCGCATGCCCTTATCCAGATGTTTGACGGGGACCTGGTGGCAGCAACCAAGGCATATCAGGAGACATACCCTGAGGATGCCCTGATTGCGCTTGTTGATTATAATAATGATGCTATAACAGATTCCCTGAAAGTTGCGAGGGAATTCGGCGATGAGCTGAAGGGTGTCCGTGTTGATACCTCCAGGACAATGATCGACCAATATTTCCTGAGGAATCAGCATCTTCTCGGGACCTTTGATCCACGGGGCGTTAATGCGGAGCTGATTTTTGCATTAAGGAAGGCGCTGGATGACGAAGGGTATAATCATGTGAAAATTGTTGTCAGCGGCGGCTTTAATGAAATGAGAATCCAGGAATTTGAAGAAAACGGTGTGCCAGTCGATACTTACGGCATAGGCAACAGCCTGCTGAAGATCAATATCGGCTTCACCGGAGATAATGTTCTGATCAATGGTAAGCATGCTGCAAAAGCAGGAAGGCGCTACAGGCCGAATCCGCGGCTGGAAAAAGTAGAGTTTTAA
- a CDS encoding DNA translocase FtsK, whose protein sequence is MSWIKKLFRVFNNEDEYKETEEEQPYIEPAKPKKDRDGREMEARILYQYPKGQFRFPLIPDEGSPVKERRPREKPENPGHNPRRSQREQPAAETWKHGRGKAGPLNDSQEKRNKRQPEQHESYSKPSQKSKSEPPIDNRHRRPFRPTEIPSPIYGFERPKKKEESVVYEMNSFDQVKNAPLFDDIDFLKKTVLDGGREKESNTVNNPPEPVPGEQPEGISDLKGTISPDLRVGYEEASAVPGSAEESPAKVTDADTYTGGLSNPAAEKAFSAKADEDELVVTTEAGQEREMLESGDSYAELPAGRIEADSSIKPFDGTPPLDGMTEGITSSNPEVMDSSTPEAGYSTAPATKLDFEPDEAEDENAGEALVNSSDTILHEDAEPNRIDTEEYNKDIPYNPSGTGPAPLNFEAVPEPADDPADLPDKNEIDKETEAAVLSGDHAEKNAELQAGSVKGEQCTQITGQHEAASALLLDEAEPETVEGRAGETREDIPPRAEEEPKPKPRSPLPFNVIMLKQDRRIAEQKKKEQNTAVKQMPVTRENTEEATPPAVSAEVIGNEAPANTNVQGRGEDNALASDYNYAPQPNETAAAAEPAQFHQQAEEPAEQTQAGTRQELDGFHQYGQPAEDPKYKAYEFPAKSLLAPPVIPEDNEEWLLEQEEFLNLTLKNFNVRAKVVNVTQGPSVTRFEVQPEPGVKVNKITNLTDDIKLSLAARDIRMEAPIPGKHTIGIEVPNQKSRPVLISEIINTPVFRDGESPLTAVLGLDISGSPIVTDLRKMPHGLIAGATGSGKSVCINSILVSLLYKASPDELKLLLIDPKMVELAPYNQIPHLVSPVITDVKAATAALKWAVEEMERRYELFAHAGVRDINRFNQLAEQHKRYSDKLPFIVIVIDELADLMMMSPADVEEAICRIAQKARACGIHLIIATQRPSVDVITGLIKANVPTRVAFSVSSQVDSRTIIDISGAEKLLGRGDMLFLENGSSKPVRLQGTYVSDAEIDEVVAHARSQRKPDYLFEQEELLKKAQATEEEDELFYEACEYVVDQGSASTSSVQRRFKIGYNRAARLIGMMEDCGYISEAKGSKPRDVLITETDLEAMQDTSTML, encoded by the coding sequence TTGAGTTGGATAAAAAAACTATTCCGAGTGTTTAATAATGAAGACGAGTATAAAGAAACAGAAGAAGAGCAGCCGTACATAGAACCGGCAAAACCGAAAAAAGACAGAGACGGACGTGAGATGGAGGCCAGGATCCTCTACCAGTACCCTAAGGGTCAGTTCAGATTTCCGCTTATTCCTGATGAAGGCTCACCGGTAAAGGAAAGGAGACCCAGAGAAAAGCCGGAAAATCCTGGACATAATCCGCGAAGAAGCCAAAGGGAGCAGCCGGCGGCAGAAACCTGGAAGCATGGGCGGGGAAAGGCCGGCCCGCTGAATGATAGTCAAGAAAAAAGAAATAAACGGCAGCCGGAGCAGCATGAATCTTATTCGAAGCCTTCCCAAAAAAGCAAGAGCGAGCCGCCGATAGACAACCGCCACCGGCGCCCCTTCAGGCCAACGGAAATTCCTTCCCCGATATACGGGTTCGAACGGCCGAAGAAAAAGGAAGAATCAGTAGTCTATGAGATGAATAGCTTTGACCAGGTGAAAAACGCGCCACTTTTCGATGATATTGATTTTCTGAAGAAAACGGTCCTTGATGGAGGCCGGGAAAAAGAAAGCAATACTGTGAATAATCCGCCAGAGCCAGTGCCTGGAGAACAGCCGGAAGGCATCTCTGACCTGAAAGGAACCATCAGCCCTGATTTAAGGGTAGGATACGAAGAAGCCTCTGCCGTGCCAGGCAGTGCAGAAGAGAGTCCTGCTAAAGTAACGGATGCTGACACCTATACGGGCGGCCTCTCCAATCCAGCTGCTGAAAAAGCTTTTTCTGCAAAAGCGGACGAAGACGAACTTGTCGTGACAACAGAAGCAGGGCAGGAGAGGGAGATGCTTGAAAGTGGCGATTCATATGCAGAGCTGCCGGCCGGCAGAATTGAAGCTGACAGCAGCATCAAACCTTTCGACGGTACCCCGCCGCTGGATGGCATGACTGAAGGGATCACCAGCAGTAACCCTGAAGTAATGGACAGCAGCACTCCTGAGGCCGGATATAGTACTGCCCCGGCCACCAAATTAGACTTTGAGCCCGATGAGGCGGAAGATGAAAATGCAGGTGAAGCGCTGGTTAACAGCAGCGATACAATCCTGCATGAAGACGCTGAGCCAAATAGAATAGATACTGAAGAATATAACAAGGATATCCCATATAACCCGTCGGGAACCGGGCCGGCTCCACTTAATTTTGAAGCAGTGCCGGAACCTGCGGACGATCCTGCAGATTTGCCGGATAAGAATGAAATTGATAAAGAAACAGAAGCAGCAGTACTATCCGGAGACCATGCTGAAAAAAATGCTGAACTCCAGGCAGGATCTGTCAAAGGTGAACAGTGTACTCAGATAACCGGCCAGCATGAAGCAGCGTCTGCCCTGCTGCTGGATGAGGCGGAGCCGGAAACTGTAGAGGGAAGGGCCGGGGAAACCCGTGAGGACATTCCTCCCCGGGCAGAAGAAGAGCCGAAGCCGAAGCCAAGATCACCGCTGCCTTTCAATGTGATTATGCTGAAGCAGGACAGAAGGATTGCAGAGCAGAAGAAAAAAGAACAAAATACCGCTGTGAAGCAAATGCCTGTCACCCGGGAAAATACAGAAGAAGCAACGCCGCCGGCTGTCTCAGCTGAAGTTATCGGGAATGAAGCGCCTGCAAATACAAATGTACAGGGACGCGGCGAGGATAATGCCCTCGCTTCTGATTATAATTATGCTCCACAGCCAAATGAAACTGCAGCAGCGGCAGAACCAGCACAATTCCATCAGCAGGCTGAAGAGCCAGCTGAACAGACACAAGCAGGGACGCGACAGGAACTGGACGGATTCCATCAGTATGGCCAGCCGGCAGAAGATCCGAAATACAAGGCCTATGAATTTCCGGCAAAAAGCCTGCTTGCCCCTCCAGTCATTCCTGAGGACAATGAGGAGTGGCTGCTGGAGCAGGAAGAGTTCCTTAATCTGACACTGAAGAATTTCAATGTCAGGGCAAAGGTTGTTAATGTAACCCAGGGGCCTTCTGTTACCCGATTTGAGGTTCAGCCGGAGCCCGGAGTTAAAGTAAATAAAATCACGAACCTGACTGATGATATTAAGCTCAGCCTGGCCGCCAGGGATATCCGTATGGAAGCGCCGATCCCGGGCAAGCATACCATCGGAATTGAGGTACCGAACCAGAAGAGCAGGCCGGTATTGATCAGCGAGATCATCAATACGCCTGTGTTCAGGGACGGAGAATCGCCGCTGACTGCAGTCCTTGGGCTGGACATCTCGGGAAGCCCGATCGTCACTGATCTGCGGAAGATGCCTCACGGACTGATTGCCGGTGCAACCGGATCCGGAAAAAGCGTCTGCATCAACTCAATCCTTGTCAGCCTTCTTTATAAAGCATCGCCTGATGAGCTGAAGCTTCTGCTGATCGATCCGAAAATGGTCGAGCTTGCTCCATACAACCAGATACCTCATCTTGTCAGCCCGGTCATTACAGATGTGAAGGCCGCCACTGCAGCACTGAAATGGGCGGTGGAAGAGATGGAGCGGCGCTATGAGCTGTTTGCACACGCAGGTGTCAGGGATATCAACCGTTTCAATCAGCTGGCTGAACAGCATAAACGCTATTCTGACAAGCTTCCGTTCATTGTCATTGTCATTGATGAGCTTGCTGACCTGATGATGATGTCCCCGGCAGATGTTGAGGAAGCAATCTGCCGGATCGCCCAAAAGGCGAGGGCATGCGGCATTCATTTGATCATCGCCACACAAAGGCCGTCTGTCGATGTCATCACTGGCCTGATTAAAGCCAATGTCCCGACAAGGGTGGCATTCTCTGTATCCTCCCAGGTCGATTCACGAACCATCATCGACATCAGCGGTGCCGAAAAGCTCTTGGGCAGAGGGGATATGCTCTTCCTGGAAAATGGCTCATCCAAGCCGGTCAGGCTTCAGGGAACTTATGTTTCCGATGCAGAAATTGATGAAGTCGTCGCCCATGCGAGGAGCCAGCGCAAGCCGGATTATTTATTTGAACAGGAAGAGCTCCTGAAAAAAGCACAGGCAACCGAGGAGGAAGATGAGCTTTTCTATGAGGCGTGCGAGTATGTTGTCGATCAGGGCAGCGCATCGACATCAAGTGTCCAGAGGCGCTTTAAGATCGGCTATAACCGTGCTGCAAGGCTGATCGGCATGATGGAGGACTGCGGCTATATCTCTGAGGCAAAAGGAAGCAAGCCGCGTGATGTGCTGATCACGGAAACAGACCTCGAGGCCATGCAAGACACTAGTACAATGCTATAA
- a CDS encoding DUF1444 domain-containing protein: MKMDSRKMKDELMKRLDADNRSFEFDKKKDTLRIENKGTGKGITISLPGIIAKWQEQKDKAIEEVAYYVEEGLRAMSGESGLEGHEKNIFPVIRSTSFPQESEEGILFLFDEHTAETRIYYALDQGKTYRLIDSALMEKEGWTAERIREIALFNVRSLSTGIKKDEVAGNIFYFLNANDGYDASRILNEAFLKSMEQQITGEMALAVPHQDVLIIADVRNNTGYDILAQMNMSFFASGRVPITALSFLYENGELEPIFILGKNKKK, translated from the coding sequence ATGAAAATGGACAGCAGGAAAATGAAGGATGAATTAATGAAGAGGCTGGATGCTGATAACCGGTCTTTCGAATTTGATAAAAAAAAGGATACCCTCCGGATTGAAAATAAAGGGACGGGCAAAGGGATCACCATTTCGCTGCCTGGCATCATTGCTAAATGGCAGGAGCAGAAGGACAAGGCGATTGAAGAGGTGGCCTATTATGTGGAAGAAGGACTCAGGGCCATGTCGGGAGAATCCGGGCTTGAAGGCCATGAAAAAAATATCTTCCCTGTCATCAGGTCAACTTCTTTTCCGCAGGAATCTGAAGAAGGAATCTTGTTCCTGTTTGACGAACATACAGCAGAAACGAGGATCTATTATGCCCTTGACCAGGGCAAAACCTACAGGCTCATTGATTCAGCGCTCATGGAAAAAGAGGGCTGGACAGCTGAAAGGATCAGGGAGATTGCCTTATTTAATGTCAGGTCCCTGTCAACCGGGATTAAAAAGGACGAAGTGGCCGGCAATATCTTTTATTTTTTGAACGCAAATGACGGCTATGATGCGAGCCGCATCCTCAATGAAGCTTTTCTGAAGAGCATGGAGCAGCAGATAACCGGTGAGATGGCACTTGCCGTTCCCCATCAGGACGTCCTGATCATAGCGGATGTGCGGAATAATACAGGCTATGATATCCTCGCCCAGATGAACATGAGCTTCTTTGCAAGCGGCAGGGTACCGATTACGGCATTATCATTTCTTTATGAAAACGGGGAACTTGAGCCGATTTTCATTCTCGGCAAAAATAAGAAAAAGTGA
- a CDS encoding thioredoxin family protein — MKKLESMEQFEQMKNEGQHIFMFSADWCPDCRIIEPILPEVEEKFSDYTFVYVDRDEYIDLCGQLDIFGIPSFIAFRDGEESGRFVSKDRKTQEEIENFIAGLSR; from the coding sequence ATGAAAAAGCTTGAATCAATGGAACAGTTTGAGCAAATGAAAAATGAGGGGCAGCATATTTTTATGTTTTCAGCAGACTGGTGCCCTGACTGCCGCATCATCGAACCGATCCTTCCAGAGGTAGAAGAAAAGTTCAGCGATTATACCTTTGTATATGTAGACCGGGATGAATATATTGATCTGTGCGGGCAGCTTGATATCTTCGGCATCCCGAGCTTCATTGCCTTCAGGGATGGAGAGGAATCAGGCCGCTTTGTCAGCAAGGATAGGAAAACACAGGAAGAAATCGAGAATTTCATCGCCGGCCTCAGCCGCTGA
- a CDS encoding PTS transporter subunit IIC, whose amino-acid sequence MREFVKRKGVSLSARVYFIDALSSMALGLFSSLIIGLIIKTVGEQLPAGYGGSFFIEMGTLAMGLMGPAIGVAVAYGLNAPPLVLFAAIASGAAGAALGGPAGSFAAALISVEIGKLVSKETKIDIIVTPFVTILAGYGTAALIGPGISFLLKGLGSMIMWGTEQRPILMGIIVAVLMGLALTAPISSAAIALMLDLHGLAAGAATIGCAAQMVGFAVSSYRENKVGGLIAQGLGTSMLQVPNIIRNPMILLPPTIAGAVLAPLGTTLFVLENNAAGAGMGTAGLVGQIMTVTAMGFSSVVFLKIVMLHFVGPAAISLLLSEYMRKKGWIKHDDMLIQTGGKRNEKA is encoded by the coding sequence ATGAGAGAGTTTGTGAAGAGAAAAGGGGTCAGCCTGTCTGCGAGGGTTTACTTTATAGATGCATTGAGCAGCATGGCATTAGGCCTGTTTTCTTCTCTGATTATAGGTCTGATCATTAAGACGGTGGGAGAGCAGCTGCCGGCAGGATATGGCGGGAGTTTTTTCATAGAAATGGGGACGCTCGCGATGGGGCTTATGGGGCCGGCAATCGGCGTTGCTGTTGCTTATGGGCTGAATGCGCCGCCGCTGGTACTGTTCGCTGCGATTGCAAGCGGGGCAGCAGGGGCCGCGCTGGGCGGACCAGCCGGGAGCTTTGCAGCTGCCCTGATATCTGTGGAGATTGGAAAGCTTGTCAGCAAGGAGACGAAAATCGATATTATTGTTACGCCTTTTGTTACGATATTGGCTGGCTATGGAACGGCAGCGCTGATAGGACCCGGAATAAGCTTCCTGTTAAAGGGTCTTGGAAGCATGATCATGTGGGGGACGGAGCAAAGGCCGATTTTAATGGGAATCATTGTGGCAGTGCTGATGGGCCTCGCCCTTACAGCACCTATCTCCAGTGCAGCCATTGCGCTGATGCTTGATCTGCACGGGCTTGCAGCAGGGGCGGCAACAATTGGATGTGCAGCCCAAATGGTCGGTTTTGCAGTCAGCAGCTACAGGGAAAATAAAGTAGGCGGCCTCATTGCCCAGGGACTTGGAACTTCAATGCTGCAGGTGCCGAATATCATCAGGAATCCGATGATCCTTCTCCCGCCGACCATTGCGGGTGCAGTTCTTGCACCGCTTGGTACCACTTTATTTGTTCTCGAGAACAATGCGGCAGGTGCGGGAATGGGGACAGCTGGCCTTGTCGGGCAGATCATGACTGTGACAGCAATGGGATTCAGCTCGGTTGTCTTCCTGAAAATAGTCATGTTGCATTTTGTTGGACCAGCCGCAATAAGCTTGTTATTATCTGAGTATATGAGGAAAAAAGGCTGGATCAAACATGACGATATGCTGATCCAGACAGGAGGAAAAAGAAATGAAAAAGCTTGA
- a CDS encoding YtoQ family protein encodes MELTVYLAGEIHTDWRGELKEKAKALQLPVHFVGPMENHERSDKIGEEILGEQPGPVYLDQASSSINNLRTQLLMEKSDLVIALFGEQYKQWNTSMDASTALALKKPLILIRPEKLHHPLKELSQKANATVETVNQAIKILSYVFEEN; translated from the coding sequence ATGGAATTGACAGTTTATCTGGCAGGCGAGATTCATACAGACTGGAGGGGAGAGCTGAAGGAAAAAGCAAAAGCCCTTCAGCTTCCGGTCCATTTTGTCGGACCGATGGAAAACCACGAGCGCTCTGATAAGATTGGGGAAGAAATACTTGGGGAACAGCCGGGCCCTGTTTACCTCGACCAGGCTTCTTCAAGCATCAACAATCTGCGGACCCAGCTGCTGATGGAAAAATCCGACCTGGTCATTGCGCTGTTCGGCGAGCAGTATAAGCAATGGAACACGAGCATGGATGCCAGCACTGCCCTTGCACTGAAAAAGCCGCTGATCCTGATCAGGCCTGAAAAACTGCACCACCCGCTTAAAGAACTCTCACAAAAAGCAAACGCAACAGTCGAAACCGTTAATCAGGCAATCAAAATTCTTTCATATGTCTTTGAAGAAAACTGA